A stretch of Miscanthus floridulus cultivar M001 chromosome 13, ASM1932011v1, whole genome shotgun sequence DNA encodes these proteins:
- the LOC136500772 gene encoding glycosyltransferase family 92 protein Os08g0121900-like has protein sequence MATSAKERKLSRLGSCKVTAAVGSGGGGGSPAARGHRSPSAAAPPQRRVFAALFAFLCAGVVVLGGVHVIGASFRPVLRTAWPSATLNAISSDARAQQAGSSADTVLPSVQIQHAVAFPDRVLLILKDGSSLPAPQRFECLYSPANFSELRRPPLLAASLPDGPSLVHCPAEPSGVDVSLSLSLSPPVAPLQWDRLVYTALVDSRDNSTIVFAKGMNLRPGRLGVASRYQCVFGRDLSKPKHVLTSPVISAAQEIFRCVTPVRIRRYLRMTTDPNGNGNGDSDGKPMLVSIRTKGQRDSTPPSIAEPEPLPRYNRHRRQKAHSMCVCTMLRNQARFLREWIIYHSHIGVERWFIYDNSSDDDIEQVLSTMDPSRYNVTRHLWPWMKSQEAGFAHCALRARESCEWVGFIDIDEFLHFPGNQTLPDILQNYSNRPRIGELRTACHSFGPSGRTKIPKKGVTTGYTCRLAAPERHKSIVRPDALNPSLINVVHHFHLKEGVRYVNIGQSAMLINHYKYQVWEVFKDKFSGRVATYVADWQDEENVGSRDRAPGLGTKPVEPEDWPRRFCEVYDTGLKDFVHKAFTDPATGSLPW, from the exons ATGGCGACGTCGGCGAAGGAGAGGAAGCTGAGCAGGCTCGGGAGCTGTAAGGTTACTGCAGCGGTAGGAAGTGGCGGAGGCGGGGGTTCCCCTGCCGCGAGGGGCCACCGGtcgccgtcggcggcggcgccgccgcagCGGCGTGTCTTCGCGGCGCTCTTCGCGTTCCTGTGCGCCGGCGTAGTCGTCCTCGGCGGCGTGCACGTCATTGGAG CATCGTTCCGGCCGGTGCTCAGGACTGCGTGGCCGTCGGCGACCCTGAACGCCATTTCCTCTGATGCCAGAGCGCAGCAAGCTGGCAGCAGCGCCGACACCGTGTTGCCGTCAGTCCAAATCCAGCACGCGGTTGCCTTTCCGGACCGTGTTCTCCTAATCCTCAAGGACGGGTCGTCGCTGCCAGCTCCTCAGCGATTTGAGTGCTTGTACTCCCCTGCCAACTTTTCGGAGCTGCGCCGACCACCCCTCTTGGCCGCCTCCTTGCCTGATGGACCCAGCCTCGTCCATTGCCCTGCCGAGCCATCTGGTGTGGATGTCTCTCTGTCACTGTCCCTGTCACCTCCGGTGGCGCCGTTACAATGGGACAGGCTTGTGTACACTGCACTTGTCGACAGCAGGGACAACTCCACCATTGTGTTCGCCAAGGGGATGAACCTACGGCCAGGCCGTTTGGGTGTGGCGTCGAGGTATCAGTGTGTCTTTGGCCGTGACCTGTCAAAGCCAAAGCATGTGCTCACATCCCCTGTGATTTCTGCTGCACAAGAGATTTTCCGGTGTGTGACACCAGTTCGCATTCGCCGGTATCTCAGGATGACAACTGATCCCAATGGCAATGGCAATGGAGATAGTGATGGCAAGCCTATGTTGGTCTCCATCAGGACGAAAGGACAAAGAGACTCTACGCCGCCCTCAATTGCTGAACCTGAGCCACTTCCTCGGTATAACAGGCATCGACGGCAAAAGGCACACTCAATGTGTGTATGCACCATGCTTCGCAACCAGGCAAGGTTCCTCCGGGAATGGATCATCTACCACTCACATATCGGTGTGGAACGGTGGTTCATCTATGACAACAGCAGTGATGATGACATTGAGCAGGTCCTCAGTACCATGGATCCATCAAGGTACAATGTGACACGCCATCTGTGGCCATGGATGAAGTCTCAGGAGGCTGGCTTCGCACATTGTGCTCTTAGGGCCCGAGAGAGTTGTGAGTGGGTGGGGTTCATCGACATCGACGAGTTCTTGCACTTCCCTGGCAACCAGACTCTACCAGATATTCTCCAGAACTACTCAAACAGGCCACGGATCGGTGAGCTCAGGACTGCGTGCCACAGCTTTGGTCCCTCAGGTCGGACTAAAATTCCCAAGAAAGGCGTTACAACAGGTTACACCTGCAGGCTCGCTGCACCAGAGCGCCACAAGTCAATTGTCAGGCCGGACGCACTAAACCCATCACTCATCAATGTGGTGCACCACTTCCATCTGAAAGAAGGTGTGAGGTATGTGAACATTGGTCAGAGTGCGATGCTCATCAACCACTACAAGTATCAAGTTTGGGAGGTGTTCAAGGATAAGTTTTCTGGGCGTGTCGCGACCTATGTTGCTGATTGGCAggatgaggagaacgttggatcCAGGGACAGGGCACCAGGATTGGGGACCAAGCCGGTGGAACCAGAGGATTGGCCGCGTCGGTTCTGTGAAGTATATGATACCGGTCTTAAAGATTTTGTGCATAAAGCGTTCACAGATCCAGCCACTGGAAGTCTTCCATGGTAG
- the LOC136499424 gene encoding uncharacterized protein translates to MDCYNYGDLGHLAHQCPKPKKDKYKKKYKDNKDDSSDDEKRKDKPYKKKDGKKKQHHKKKNGKAYIIGDWLTDIETSSGSSGEDSDDEKERVAALVIGTSLPPPPLPSSSSTHLCLMAKGGQKVQSDDDSSGNESGSDSDDEFEAPSYDELVALLNKYSKIIRKTRDKNEKLELENESLLAKYDIAEKDSIELRDENKVVSSTLKELKANLKELKEKHDKLEGIHKELNTRYSLLKEEYTTLKVNHDNLVISNEVLSNETHDATNHVVKIDIATSCDDLIDENIEQGPSSKGKKVVVADHHDGFVKIKNENKKLKKDLEKLSTNKTIVIEKQDGDYDMDLDIEMLREENKRLKIEKTHLTTGLYKFTKRA, encoded by the coding sequence atggattgctacaattatggtgatcttggtcatctagctcatcaatgtccAAAGCcgaagaaagacaagtacaagaaaaaGTACAAGGACaacaaagatgactcaagtgatgatgagaagagaaaagataagccatacaagaagaaagatggcaagaagaagcaacaccacaagaagaagaatggcaaagcTTACATTATTGGTGATTGGCTTACGGACATTGAaacatcaagtggctcatccggtgaagatagtgatgatgaaaaagAGAGGGTGGCTGCTCTTGTGATTGGGACTTCACTTCCTCCTCCGCCACTaccatcatcatcctctacacacctatgccttatggccaagggtggtcaaaaggtacaaagtgatgatgatagtagtggcaatgaaagtggtagtgatagtgatgatgaattcgaggcaccttcttatgatgaactaGTTGCCTTGCTTAACAAGTACTCTAAAATCATAAGAAAGACAAgagataaaaatgaaaagctagaacttgagaatgaatcactcttagcaaagtatgacatagccgaaaaagatagtattgagcttagagatgAAAATAAAGTTGTGTCATCCACCCTCAAGGAGCTCAAAGCCAATctaaaagagcttaaagaaaaacatgataaacttgaggggatacacaaggagctcaacactagATATAgcttgctaaaagaagaatataccactCTCAAGGTCAATCATGATAACCTTGTTATTTCAAATGAGGTCTTATCTAATGaaacacatgatgctactaaccatgttgttaagattgatatagctacatcatgtgatgatttgattgatgagaacaTTGAGCAAGGacctagtagcaaaggcaagaaagtggttgtgGCCGATCATCATGATGGTTTTGTTAAGATTAAGAATGAGAataaaaagctaaagaaagatcttgagaagctatcaaccaACAAAACAATTGTCATTGAGAAGCAAGATGGAGACTATGATATGGATCTTGACATTGAGATGCTTAGAGAGGAAAACAAAAGActcaaaattgagaagactcatcTCACCACCGGCTTGTACAAGTTCACAAAAAGGGCATAA
- the LOC136499422 gene encoding uncharacterized protein, giving the protein MSTEQGVSAPDATGTEATNLLTRNSDDVGWEYGVLVDASNKDKVKCKLCDKEMRGGIHRLKEHLAHEGKNVKKCTARTPQAMEAKEKCKKALADAKRKREEKTVRELEIREEVHVSRVGTDSDEVTCVGSSEPHKLGPIDKWTRAIDPKATKSDSLKQQQLNKELWKERTNKVHKYIARWAYTHGIAFNACDNDEFKQMCEAIGQFGPGLVPPTQDALLGKLLEEEYERTKSLLQEREAEKMKNGCSIMTDAWLDRKRRSIMNLCTNCADGTSFISSKEMSHTSEVIFDLVDKAIEEIGPDNVVQVVTNNASNNMGAKRLLEEKRPHIFWTSCAAHTINLMLQGIGNMTRFKKVVDQAKAFTIFVYGHTRTLECLRYFIEGKEVVRPGVTRFASNFLTLSSMQEKKDQLRKMVVHSRWDSLKDVKSKKGKKATATILSPSFWKDVKLTLTVFEPLVKVLRLVDGDVRPSMGFLYGELLKAKRQIKEAFGNVEARFKDVIAVIDKKMNGRLDSPLYLTAYLLNPHYSYSDPSIFDMPKISEGFIACVEKFYYHDEDMQHQAANIELKKFQNRDGPFSKKLARTFENFDYNPG; this is encoded by the exons ATGTCGACAGAACAAGGTGTTTCTGCACCAGATGCAACAGGAACTGAGGCAACTAATCTCCTGACAAGGAACTCAGATGATGTTGGATGGGAATATGGTGTTCTTGTTGATGCTAGCAACAAGGACAAGGTGAAGTGCAAGCTCTGTGACAAGGAGATGAGAGGagggattcataggttgaaggAGCATTTGGCTCATGAAGGAAAGAATGTGAAGAAATGCACAGCAAGAACACCACAGGCTATGGAGGCTAAAGAGAAGTGCAAGAAGGCACTAGCTGATGCAAAAAGGAAGAGGGAGGAGAAGACTGTTCGTGAGCTAGAAATTAGAGAAGAAGTTCATGTATCTAGGGTTGGAACAGATTCAGATGAAGTCACCTGTGTTGGAAGTTCAGAGCCCCACAAATTAGGACCCATTGACAAATGGACACGTGCTATTGATCCTAAAGCTACCAAGTCTGATTCTTTGAAGCAACAGCAGCTGAACAAGGAACTTTGGAAAGAAAGAACCAATAAGGTGCATAAGTACATTGCAAGATGGGCCTATACACATG GAATtgctttcaatgcatgtgataatGATGAGTTCAAGCAAATGTGCGAAGCAATTGGACAGTTTGGTCCAGGACTTGTACCTCCAACTCAGGATGCACTGCTAGGAAAGTTGCTGGAAGAAGAATATGAAAGAACCAAGAGTTTGCTACAGGAGCGTGAAGCCGAGAAAATGAAAAATGGGTGTTCTATTATGACTGATGCTTGGTTAGATAGGAAGAGGAGAAGCATAATGAATCTGTGCACCAATTGTGCTGATGGAACCTCCTTCATCAGCTCTAAGGAGATGTCACATACCAGTGAGGTCATCTTTGATCTTGTGGACAAAGCAATTGAAGAGATTGGTCCAGACAATGTGGTGCAAGTAGTGACTAACAATGCCTCGAACAACATGGGAGCAAAGAGGCTATTGGAAGAGAAGAGACCACACATATTTTGGACCTCTTGTGCAGCTCACACAATCAACCTTATGCTCCAAGGAATTGGCAACATGACTCGGTTCAAGAAAGTGGTTGACCAAGCAAAGGCATTTACCATATTTGTCTATGGCCACACAAGGACATTGGAGTGCTTGAGATACTTCATAGAGGGGAAAGAGGTAGTGAGGCCAGGAGTGACTAGGTTTGCTTCAAACTTTCTTACTTTGAGTAGCATGCAAGAGAAGAAGGACCAATTAAGGAAGATGGTGGTTCATAGTAGGTGGGActcattgaaggatgtgaaatcaaAGAAAGGAAAAAAGGCAACAGCAACTATATTGAGTCCAAGCTTTTGGAAGGATGTGAAGCTAACATTGACTGTTTTTGAGCCATTGGTCAAAGTCCTCCGTTTGGTTGATGGGGATGTGAGGCCATCCATGGGTTTCCTTTATGGAGAACTACTAAAGGCAAAGAGACAGATCAAAGAGGCCTTTGGAAATGTTGAGGCTCGGTTCAAGGATGTAATAGCTGTTATTGACAAGAAGATGAATGGAAGACTTGATTCTCCATTGTATTTGACAGCCTATTTGCTGAATCCCCACTATAGCTATAGTGACCCATCAATCTTTGATATGCCCAAAATATCAGAAGGGTTTAtagcttgtgttgagaaatttTATTATCATGATGAGGACATGCAGCATCAGGCTGCCAACATTGAACTAAAGAAGTTTCAGAATAGAGATGGACCCTTTAGCAAGAAGCTTGCTAGGACTTTTGAAAACTTTGATTACAACCCAGGT
- the LOC136501936 gene encoding uncharacterized protein, whose product MVAATSVAAAVSSSRLYPLLQPTPNPSFASFPRRPLPATYLSLALSVPTQLSSRGLPLASAANPKYHNAKVDAGYEDVAGEELLRRLNWQVSRAGVTEEIKRRRRHEDARDKRKRKARSASRRYRRRRFKGPYPFNDDQGLKEQVSDDEENDNWELPAGELPSYR is encoded by the exons ATGGTCGCCGCCACCTCCGTGGCAGCAGCCGTCTCCTCGTCGCGTCTGTATCCTCTCCTCCAACCCACCCCCAACCCCAGCTTCGCTTCCTTCCCGCGGCGACCGCTTCCAGCTACCTACCTCTCCCTAGCCCTGTCCGTGCCCACCCAGCTGTCGTCGCGGGGCTTGCCGCTGGCGTCGGCGGCCAACCCGAAGTACCACAACGCGAAGGTGGACGCGGGATACGAGGACGTGGCCGGTGAGGAGCTCCTGCGGCGGTTAAATTGGCAGGTGTCCCGCGCGGGCGTCACGGAGGAGATCAAGCGGCGGCGCAGGCACGAGGACGCCCGGGACAAGCGCAAGCGCAAGGCGCGGTCGGCGTCACGGCGGTACCGCCGGAG GCGCTTCAAGGGCCCGTATCCTTTCAACGATGACCAGGGGCTGAAGGAGCAGGTCTCTGATGACGAGGAGAATGACAACTGGGAGCTCCCTGCAGGAGAGTTGCCTTCTTACAGGTAG